The genomic DNA TTCCTCTTTATACAACCATTTTCTTTGCAGGATgccatcttacaaaactacagactCTGGCTGTGGATCAAGGCCCTGTTTCGGTTCCATTCGTCCAGCGAGTACCGGAAACTTCAGAGGCAGTTGGAGGGAGATGCGTCTTGGCCTCCCATGAACCAGAGCGATTTTGCAGCAGACAGAAAAAGCGAGGCCTACATCAACCCCATCTACGAAAACAGCGATGAGAACTAGCTGGCCAGCTGCAGCCACtgaagaggcagctggtggaTGAGGACTTGCTAACTtatctgttgttatgtgcctcgaTGTcattccagact from Sceloporus undulatus isolate JIND9_A2432 ecotype Alabama unplaced genomic scaffold, SceUnd_v1.1 scaffold_13533, whole genome shotgun sequence includes the following:
- the LOC121918488 gene encoding probable cation-transporting ATPase 13A5 encodes the protein VFSCLLCIQLGMSLFLLFADTEAVYKALELLCTPNIWRIYVLIILVVSFCVSFFVEDAILQNYRLWLWIKALFRFHSSSEYRKLQRQLEGDASWPPMNQSDFAADRKSEAYINPIYENSDEN